The following are encoded in a window of Paenibacillus polymyxa genomic DNA:
- a CDS encoding helix-turn-helix transcriptional regulator translates to MLDLKTMAATSGYSSFHFSPLFHQIMGSTPAQYLLQCRITLAKHLLVSTALTVKQIALETGFHQSSYFIKRFREHTGITPEQFRQLRRMG, encoded by the coding sequence ATGCTAGATTTGAAGACAATGGCTGCGACGTCAGGTTATAGCTCCTTTCATTTTAGCCCACTCTTCCATCAGATCATGGGCAGCACCCCAGCTCAATATTTGCTCCAATGCCGAATAACGCTGGCCAAACATCTCCTTGTATCCACGGCACTCACTGTAAAGCAGATTGCACTGGAAACTGGCTTTCATCAAAGCAGCTATTTTATCAAGAGATTTCGGGAGCATACAGGCATCACGCCAGAGCAGTTTCGCCAGCTGAGAAGGATGGGTTAG
- a CDS encoding winged helix-turn-helix transcriptional regulator, whose product MSMAEFKGKVKNIQDTPFGYTVSLIGGKWKMVIIYLLAENRTVRFNDLKRQIGAITYKTLSSQLKELEADGLVNRKEYPQVPPKVEYSLTDKAETLLPVLEGLCEWGTKNQKN is encoded by the coding sequence ATGAGTATGGCTGAATTTAAAGGTAAAGTTAAAAACATTCAAGATACACCTTTTGGTTATACAGTTTCACTGATTGGTGGTAAATGGAAAATGGTTATTATTTATCTCCTAGCCGAAAACCGAACAGTTCGCTTTAATGATCTGAAAAGACAGATAGGGGCTATTACTTATAAAACATTGAGTTCACAACTAAAAGAATTGGAAGCGGATGGTCTGGTGAATCGGAAAGAATATCCTCAAGTCCCCCCTAAAGTCGAGTACAGTCTCACAGATAAAGCAGAAACGTTATTACCTGTTTTGGAAGGGTTATGTGAGTGGGGAACAAAAAACCAAAAAAATTAA
- a CDS encoding LysR family transcriptional regulator, protein MELLQLRYFLAVARLEHVTEAARSLHVTQSSLSKTIQRLEEDLGVPLFDRTGRKLRLNEFGSRFLHRAERALFELEQGKQELSDLSSPEHGTLELAVTTASTLPNILREFRKKRPYIQFHVQMLTTQEMVTLLHRGEVDFCLSSPPIEGDDIECQIVFIDPILVAVPKRHRLADRSSVTLTDLRDEWFVGVKRGYGTRDLVDSVCKSEGFIPKYVYEGDEPARLSTLVEAEIGIAFIPSTARNSREHLKYLQVENHELVREIALLWHRSRYISRAALEFREVVVEYFGAISKQTI, encoded by the coding sequence ATGGAACTTCTTCAACTGCGATATTTTCTCGCGGTAGCTCGTTTGGAACATGTGACCGAAGCTGCACGAAGTCTGCACGTTACTCAATCGTCGCTGAGCAAAACGATTCAACGCCTGGAGGAAGATCTGGGGGTTCCTCTATTCGATCGAACAGGGAGGAAACTGCGATTGAATGAGTTCGGAAGCAGATTCCTTCACCGTGCAGAGAGGGCTTTATTTGAATTGGAGCAGGGGAAGCAGGAGCTTAGTGATTTATCCAGCCCGGAACATGGCACTCTCGAATTGGCAGTGACCACCGCAAGCACATTACCCAATATTCTGCGAGAGTTTCGGAAAAAGCGACCCTATATTCAATTTCATGTGCAAATGCTGACCACTCAGGAAATGGTAACGCTGCTTCATAGAGGAGAGGTCGATTTTTGCTTGTCCTCACCTCCAATAGAGGGAGATGACATCGAATGCCAAATCGTGTTTATCGATCCAATTCTTGTAGCTGTTCCAAAGAGGCATCGGCTGGCAGATCGAAGCAGTGTAACGTTGACAGATCTAAGGGATGAATGGTTTGTCGGTGTAAAGAGAGGCTACGGTACTCGCGATTTAGTGGACTCTGTATGCAAATCGGAAGGTTTTATACCTAAGTATGTGTATGAGGGGGATGAACCTGCAAGGCTTAGTACGCTTGTGGAAGCTGAAATTGGCATAGCCTTTATACCAAGCACGGCAAGAAATTCACGGGAACATCTTAAATATCTCCAAGTAGAAAATCACGAATTGGTACGGGAGATCGCTTTATTATGGCATAGGAGTCGGTATATTTCACGGGCTGCTCTGGAATTCCGTGAGGTAGTTGTAGAATATTTCGGAGCGATATCCAAACAGACAATTTAA